In Onychostoma macrolepis isolate SWU-2019 chromosome 06, ASM1243209v1, whole genome shotgun sequence, one DNA window encodes the following:
- the aanat1 gene encoding serotonin N-acetyltransferase yields the protein MSVASALPFLKPIHMRAPISPGRQRRHTLPASEFRSLNTEDAISVFEIEREAFISVSGECPLHLDEVRHFLTLCPELSLGWFEQGRLVAFIIGSLWDQDRLTTDALTLHKPHGTTVHIHVLAVHRTFRQQGKGSILLWRYLQYLRCLPYVRRAVLMCEDFLVPFYQKSGFKGQGPSEITVGSLTFIEMYYPIRGHAFMRRNSGC from the exons ATGTCAGTGGCGAGCGCACTGCCTTTCCTGAAGCCCATCCACATGAGAGCTCCGATCTCCCCCGGCCGCCAGCGCCGGCACACGCTCCCCGCCAGCGAGTTCCGCTCGCTCAACACTGAGGACGCCATCAGTGTATTCGAAATAGAGAGAGAGG CTTTTATATCTGTGTCTGGGGAATGTCCTCTTCATCTGGATGAGGTCCGGCACTTCCTCACCCTCTGTCCTGAGCTTTCTTTGGGCTGGTTTGAACAGGGGAGGCTTGTCGCTTTTATCATTGGATCTCTCTGGGACCAGGACCGTCTTACCACT GATGCATTGACCCTTCATAAGCCTCATGGGACTACTGTCCACATCCATGTGCTGGCAGTCCACCGGACCTTCCGCCAGCAGGGAAAAGGATCTATCCTGCTGTGGCGTTACCTGCAGTATCTGCGCTGTCTACCATATGTCCGCCGTGCTGTGCTCATGTGTGAGGACTTCTTGGTGCCTTTCTACCAGAAGTCTGGCTTTAAAGGGCAAGGTCCTTCTGAAATCACCGTAGGGTCACTTACCTTCATCGAAATGTATTATCCTATAAGGGGACATGCATTCATGCGCCGTAACAGTGGCTGTTAA